The window GTATGCAATCATAAGAGTAAAAGTTCGTTAATTTTCATGGTCATTTGCAGTATGAACTATGCATGGTGCTTATCCTTCAATGAATCCTGGGAAAggaccttggtcacatcatccgTATCCTGTGCATCTACTATATAACTAAGATTGGTTGGCGTGGTGTTCACCTCCGATTGAATCCTGCCAACAACCATTGATTTATGAACTTCATGAGGCTATGAAAAATTGATGTCACAATATGTTTTGTGTAGTTAGAATACTTGACTTTTCAGATGTCATTGCTGGAAGCTCTTTTGGGTTCAGTTTCTTTCTACATTTTTCTGTTGCGCTTTATCTGACCAAAAGCATCAAGGAATTATCTGAATTGACCGCTGCAGTAAGAAGTAACCATCCAACCATTTGCTAAGCATACCTACTACAAAACCAGTGGTGGTAGGGGCCTACAGCCTACTGACTCCAAAATCCAGATATAATGATGGAAATAGGTTGGACATAGTAGGCCAAATCAAGCCCCAAAATGGTTGCAAGTATATCTTATACTCGCATGCTCGCATGGCGTTTGACAGTGGAACTACCAAATCCACTCAGATTGGTGATGTAGGGCCTTTACTGGATCATGCCTGATGCTGACACCCATTGCTTTAGCAGACTCATAATAGATATGGATGTAGCTCTTGATCTTGCTTTGTAATATGCTACTATTTGTTtgcattatttatctctgctttgcATACACTTGAGAAGAAAATGCACGATGAAACATAATTTAGGTTTGTAGTACCATAGCATGTGATTTCCACCGGCACTTTAGATTACTTATCATGCAAAGCATCTGGCCTGGATACTTAGTCCACATGCCCTTTACCTGTACTTTTAAGTGCACAACCTATGCTTGAGTTCCTGCTGGTTTGAACGTGTAGATACGAAAGGCATCATGTTGCTCTTTCGGTTGTCGAAAGCTCATCCTGTTGAAGAGGAATATGAAAATTTGAGCACTGCCTCTGCTTTGTCAGATGCGCGGAGTAGCTTCAGCCTCCTGGTGCTTTACTTTAGCACCTTTTGGGTCAATATAGAATAAATTGGTTAGGTAGTGGCCTGTCTTATCTTTTTTGACATTCTATGCCAGATCCATAGCACTTTCGTCTCTGAAAGTTCCAACATAGTTCTTCCAAAGTTGATCATACCGAGTCGCAGACTTGCAGTATGCGCCAAGAAAAGCAGTACTTTGCGCAAAATATCAGGTGAAAGTTGACTTGGCTTGGCTGCAGCCCATTGACCATCGGTGTTGATCTGGTTAtacctgcccttcagtttgttaTGATGAGTTGATAACTTGTTCAAGGTCCAACAGAGAGTAGTTGTAGACTTGTACTAGTAGTCTTGTTGAATACTTCCATTTCTGTTTCTTTTAGTCTTGCTAGATTCCCAGGTATTGTGATTCCTTTGAAATAATCAAAAGGTCCACTGAGTCAAATTTTGTGATTATATTTAGTCCTTTAAAATCAGTTGCGGCTGTTTTTAAAAAATGATTTTAGTTTTTTTTAAACACCTCTTATTTTTACATTACATCACCTGTGCTTTGCGGACAGATTCTTGGAATGTTGATTAGACCGGGTCTTGCTCCAAATTAAGTTGGCTCGCTTAATAACTTTTGTAATGTTAATTTGAACAGAAACACATGGCGACTCTGGAAGCCAAGGCGGCAGAGCAGGTGGTGGAGGCGTGCGTGAGGACGGAGTCGGTGAGGAAGTGCGTCTTCACCTCGTCGCTGCTGGCCTGCGTGTGGAGGCAGAGCTACCCTCACCGCCACCGGTTCCCCGCCACCGTCGACGAGAGCTGCTGGAGCGACGAGGCCTTCTGCCGTGAGAAGAAGGTGATGAGAGCTTCTGCTGAACCTGTACCTGTAGACGCTGCATTGCGTGGATCAACATATCTAATTGTGTGAAACAATTTTTTCTTGTAGCTGTGGTTTGCGCTTGGCAAGACGATGGCGGAGAAGGCGGCGTGGAGGGCGGCACGGGGCAGGGACCTGAAGCTCGTGACGGTGTGCCCGGCGCTGGTGACCGGGCCGGGTTTCCGCCGGCGCAACTCCACCCCCTCCATTGCCTACCTCAAAGGTCTCCGTCTCTGTCTGCCCATTGTGTTTGCACCGAACCAGCATTGTCCTCAGAGCACTGACAAACTATTTGGTTCCTTTGATGAAAATATCAGGGGCGCACACCATGCTGGCGGAGGGCCTGCTGGCGACGGCGGACGTGGAGCGGGTGGCGGAGGCGCACGTGCGCGTGTACGAGGCGATGGGCGGCACCGCCGGCGGCAGGTACATCTGCTACGACCATGTCGTGCGGCGCGCGGAGGAGTTCGCGGAGCTGGAGCGCCAGCTGGGGCTCCGGCCGAGGGCGCCGCCGCCcccggccgccgcgccgccgtcgtTCGAGCTCTGCAACCGGAAGCTGGCGCGGCTGGTGTCCTCCCGGAGGCGGTGCACCCACGACGCCTACCTCCCCGTCGCGTACGACTGACCCGATCGGGAGAATGAGATGGAACACAAATGGCGTGCGTTGTACAGAGTtgtgccccagtgataataaagctgAGCTAGTTTAGTAGGAGTAGATACCATGAGTATTATTGCAGGATCCGGTAGAGTAGGATGATGAGACCGTAGCACGAGGCCGTTTTGCTCGTGCCATCAGAGTTCTGACTGCATCTACGCGCAAAGCATGCGTTCAGAGCAACTCCAGCCattctcctcccctcccctccatcCGACCGCCATGCCACCGAAGAAGTACATGGACCCCCGCCGCTATCGAtgccaacgccaccgccgccacccAGAGGAAGCAGAGGGCGCCGCCGTCCAAGCCCTCGGGCATGTCTAACGCCGACTGGAAGGCGGAAGTTCAGCGCCGGGAGGCTGTCACCACCGACCGGCGGAACAGGGCCAACGCCAAGAAGGCCCGGGACAAGGCGACGCTGGCGGCAACGGCGGCTGCGGCCGTGGCGGAGCAGGCAGATCGCGCGGCCGAACAAGCCGAGGCGTCTTGCGCGAGGATGATGAATCCACCCGACGGCCAAGACCCGTACGCGTCCTGGAGCCAGCAGAgcgttgataacccacaagtgttgggaatcgcaacagttttcgagggtacagtattcaacccaaatttatagattcgacacaaggggagccaaagaacatttgaaggtattagcagctgagttgtcaattcaaccatacctgaagattaattatctgcagcaaagtgatcagtagcaaagtaatatgatagttttgatagtagtgacagcagtaacggtaacggtaacaataatagcagtaattttgtagccagtgtaacagtgatgatagcagtagtaacttagcaaaacaatataggataaattcgtaggcattggatcggtgacttgttggatgatattcatcatgagacagttataacctagggcgatacagcactagctccagttcatcgatataatgtaggcatgtattccgtgaatagtcatacgtgcttatggaaagaacttgcatgacattttttgtcctaccctcccgtggcagcggggttcatattggaaactaatggatattaaggcctccttttaatagagaaccggaacaaagcattaacacatagtgaatacatggactcctcaaactacggtcatcaccgagagtggtcccgattattatcactccggggttgccggaccataacacgtagtaggtgactataacttgcaagatcggatctagaacatggatataattatgataacataaacggttcagatccgagttcatggcacccgggccaaagtgacaagcattaagcatggcaaagtcatagcaatatcaatctaagaacatagtggatactagggatcaagccctaacaaaactaactcgattacatgatgaatctcatccaactcctcaccaaccagcgagcctatgaaggaattactcactcccggtggggagcatcatggaattggcgatggagaagggttggtgatgacgaagaacaaagatccccctctccggagccccaaacggactccagatctggcctctcgatgaagaacaggaggtgactgcggctccgtctcatggatcgcgataattctttcacccttatttttttctggaaaaataggattttatagcgtcggtttcagggtctgcggggccaccaggtggggacaacccacctgggcgcgccctggtgggttgtgcccacccaggtgcccccctttggtaggtcttggctccagaaattttcttgtttgatataaaaattcctcgcaaagttcgttccattccgaaaacttttatttctgcacaaaaacaacaccatgg is drawn from Aegilops tauschii subsp. strangulata cultivar AL8/78 chromosome 1, Aet v6.0, whole genome shotgun sequence and contains these coding sequences:
- the LOC109739873 gene encoding cinnamoyl-CoA reductase-like SNL6, producing the protein MGVLRSTHSMAAEVEEMRAALLVGAGGPAWSWRRRGAAAAAKRGAGAEEGAAEARAVCVTGGISFLGLAVVDRLLRHGYAVRLALETQEDLDKLREMDLFGENGRDGVWTIMANVMDPESLHRAFDGCVGVFHTSSLVDPGGISGYTKHMATLEAKAAEQVVEACVRTESVRKCVFTSSLLACVWRQSYPHRHRFPATVDESCWSDEAFCREKKLWFALGKTMAEKAAWRAARGRDLKLVTVCPALVTGPGFRRRNSTPSIAYLKGAHTMLAEGLLATADVERVAEAHVRVYEAMGGTAGGRYICYDHVVRRAEEFAELERQLGLRPRAPPPPAAAPPSFELCNRKLARLVSSRRRCTHDAYLPVAYD